The following coding sequences lie in one Candidatus Marinarcus aquaticus genomic window:
- the exbB gene encoding TonB-system energizer ExbB codes for MDIELLKNLVDYGVIALLVFMSFISVWFFFERLFFYKAIEVQTFKNKKALEIALTKHLSVIGTIASNAPYIGLLGTVLAIMLTFITMSTGEIEATKIMASLALALKATAVGLVVAIISQIFYNILARFAEVIESRYDEITEV; via the coding sequence ATGGACATTGAATTATTAAAAAACTTGGTTGATTATGGAGTAATTGCCTTATTGGTATTTATGAGTTTTATCTCAGTGTGGTTCTTTTTTGAACGACTCTTTTTTTATAAAGCCATTGAGGTGCAAACGTTTAAAAATAAAAAAGCATTGGAAATTGCCTTGACCAAACACCTTTCAGTTATTGGGACTATTGCTTCTAATGCACCTTATATAGGTCTTTTAGGTACGGTTTTGGCAATTATGTTGACCTTTATAACCATGAGTACAGGTGAGATTGAAGCCACTAAAATCATGGCTTCATTGGCATTGGCACTCAAAGCCACAGCGGTAGGGTTGGTCGTTGCCATTATCTCGCAAATTTTTTACAACATATTAGCCCGATTTGCTGAGGTCATAGAGAGTCGATACGATGAAATTACAGAAGTTTAA
- a CDS encoding response regulator transcription factor: MKVLLLEDDKLFAQTVEDFLEEEGFCVDLAYDGQEALNKNYENNYDLYLLDINVPKLNGLDFLKELRDIQDTTPAIFLTSYKDKETLKKGFINGADDYLTKPVDLDELLLRIHSLFKRVGKQWCMVELSNGISFNPSTRRVFEHGIDLNVPIKVVQLFELCLENRNNIVTKDMIVSRLWATNEEYSEGAIRVYINNLKKLLGKDAITNIKGVGYKVEF, encoded by the coding sequence TTGAAAGTATTATTGCTAGAAGATGATAAATTATTTGCTCAAACGGTTGAAGACTTCCTTGAAGAGGAGGGCTTTTGTGTTGACTTGGCTTATGATGGTCAAGAGGCTTTGAATAAAAATTATGAAAACAATTACGATCTGTATTTATTGGATATCAATGTTCCTAAACTCAATGGTTTGGATTTTTTAAAAGAGTTGCGTGATATTCAAGACACTACTCCTGCTATCTTTTTAACTTCATATAAAGATAAAGAGACCTTAAAGAAGGGTTTTATTAATGGCGCGGATGATTATTTAACCAAACCAGTGGATTTGGATGAGTTACTTTTACGAATTCACTCTCTATTCAAACGCGTAGGAAAACAGTGGTGCATGGTAGAACTTTCAAATGGTATCTCTTTTAATCCTTCTACAAGAAGAGTGTTTGAACATGGGATAGATTTAAATGTGCCCATTAAAGTGGTGCAGCTTTTTGAATTGTGTTTAGAAAACAGAAACAATATCGTTACTAAAGATATGATTGTCTCTAGGTTATGGGCAACCAATGAAGAGTACAGTGAGGGAGCAATTCGTGTCTATATTAATAACCTCAAAAAGTTATTAGGAAAAGATGCGATTACAAATATCAAAGGTGTAGGATATAAAGTTGAGTTCTAA
- a CDS encoding TonB-dependent receptor, with protein sequence MRRGSFVLSSLLLGTMAYANSVQSLDTISVESSTIDDRFSTKRTEVSNTTTIRGEIIDESHTENIQQILQSIPGITTEVKTGDSLKIHIRGVENQMYMGEKPGVAIVIDGVPVFERTGAVNIDLDNIESIKVLKGGASYLFGDDALSGAVIITTKKGAHYNHNFATIERGSFGYRKLLGRTGYSNDVLNFHIQGSQRKADGYHEDSDYSTKYYNGKLQYFIDDSSDLTFGAEYSKRAKDSHGTVGGADEADHNPESIYEGDQESRDYTRMYDVELEKYFVTYSKYFTEQTNLLVNAYMYTDDTSFWSGPQTKDGNNVKQPSLDDSDYIYDNYYEQTQRGIKSELRTSSQKFAALLGVDLRDNEYKNKVIYKTNQALVRYMPMPVVTADYFKAGDEKSNDTTDEKVYAIYGEYKHGFSKDLTATINARYDKIKLDYMDSDGEDLEKNFNVYSYRVGTNYNLDAKNTLFVNYSTGFRAPTISQLFAGSTSAWGYTENNSDLEPEKSYNYEIGLRGSLDWFNYEAALFRIDRDDFIMKTSGNYGDTSNTSGDMWDNIGGARHQGLELSVYDKITDKLSYNIAYTYLDARYTNYHNLAMDLGGTMTYFDPNGNRIPRTSKHMLNVILDYYVFPSWKMQAEWVKKSSYYADDLNQMQIDGQDAVNLLTQYKSNYQNIEYAFFARVDNLFDNQYYSTARASGDRDENGVFDSEDLSITVNQGRTFTVGFSMKF encoded by the coding sequence ATGAGAAGAGGGAGTTTTGTTTTATCGTCGTTGTTACTAGGAACAATGGCGTATGCAAACAGTGTCCAGTCATTGGATACAATCAGTGTAGAGTCATCCACTATTGATGACAGATTTTCTACAAAAAGAACAGAAGTGTCGAATACTACGACTATCCGTGGTGAGATTATTGATGAGTCTCATACAGAGAACATTCAACAAATTTTACAATCCATCCCCGGTATTACCACGGAAGTAAAAACAGGTGATTCGTTGAAGATTCATATCCGTGGGGTTGAAAATCAGATGTACATGGGTGAAAAACCAGGTGTGGCCATTGTGATTGATGGGGTGCCTGTATTTGAGCGTACGGGGGCTGTGAATATTGACTTAGATAACATTGAGTCTATTAAAGTACTCAAAGGAGGAGCAAGTTATCTCTTTGGTGATGATGCCTTAAGTGGTGCAGTGATTATTACTACGAAAAAAGGGGCACACTATAATCATAACTTTGCCACGATTGAAAGAGGAAGTTTTGGTTACAGAAAATTGCTTGGTCGAACAGGGTATTCAAATGATGTGTTGAATTTTCATATTCAAGGAAGTCAACGAAAAGCGGATGGGTATCATGAAGATTCGGATTACAGTACTAAGTATTATAATGGAAAATTGCAATACTTTATTGATGATAGTTCCGATTTAACTTTTGGTGCTGAGTACTCTAAAAGAGCAAAAGATTCTCACGGTACAGTCGGTGGAGCAGATGAGGCTGATCATAATCCAGAGAGTATTTATGAAGGAGATCAGGAGAGTCGAGATTATACAAGAATGTATGATGTTGAGTTGGAAAAATACTTTGTAACGTACTCTAAATATTTTACAGAGCAGACCAACTTATTGGTTAATGCTTACATGTACACTGATGATACATCATTTTGGTCTGGTCCACAAACCAAAGATGGAAACAATGTTAAACAGCCCTCTTTGGATGACAGCGATTATATTTATGATAACTACTATGAACAAACACAACGAGGAATTAAAAGTGAACTTAGAACCAGTTCACAGAAGTTTGCAGCACTTTTAGGAGTGGATTTAAGAGACAATGAATATAAAAACAAAGTGATTTATAAAACCAATCAAGCACTTGTACGATACATGCCTATGCCCGTTGTGACCGCTGATTATTTTAAGGCAGGCGATGAAAAAAGCAATGATACCACTGATGAGAAAGTTTATGCCATTTATGGAGAGTATAAACACGGGTTCAGCAAAGATTTAACGGCGACGATTAATGCACGGTATGACAAGATTAAGTTGGATTATATGGATTCAGACGGGGAAGATTTAGAAAAAAACTTCAATGTGTATTCTTATCGTGTGGGTACGAACTATAATTTGGATGCAAAAAATACACTTTTTGTAAATTATTCAACGGGGTTTAGAGCACCTACTATTTCTCAACTTTTTGCTGGAAGTACCAGTGCTTGGGGGTATACTGAAAACAATTCTGATTTGGAACCTGAAAAGTCGTATAACTATGAGATTGGTTTAAGAGGATCATTGGATTGGTTCAATTATGAAGCAGCACTTTTTAGAATTGACAGAGATGATTTTATCATGAAAACCTCAGGAAATTATGGGGATACCAGTAACACTTCAGGAGATATGTGGGATAACATTGGAGGAGCACGACATCAAGGTTTGGAACTCTCAGTGTATGATAAAATCACCGATAAACTCTCATATAATATTGCCTATACCTATTTGGATGCACGTTATACCAACTATCATAATTTGGCAATGGATTTAGGTGGAACCATGACCTATTTTGATCCAAATGGCAATCGAATTCCACGAACATCAAAACATATGTTGAATGTAATTTTAGACTATTATGTGTTCCCATCATGGAAAATGCAAGCGGAGTGGGTGAAAAAATCAAGTTATTATGCGGATGATTTAAACCAAATGCAAATTGATGGACAAGATGCCGTAAACTTATTGACGCAATATAAATCCAATTATCAAAACATTGAATACGCTTTTTTTGCACGAGTAGATAACCTGTTTGATAACCAATACTACAGTACAGCACGAGCCAGTGGTGACAGAGATGAAAATGGAGTGTTTGACAGTGAAGACCTCTCTATTACAGTGAATCAAGGAAGAACGTTTACTGTTGGCTTCTCGATGAAGTTTTAA
- a CDS encoding tRNA (cytidine(34)-2'-O)-methyltransferase — translation MFNLVLHEPRIPGNVGTIGRLAFAMNCTLHLIKPYGFGEITEKEVRRAGLDYWFDLDVREYENIEDFWSKHPLNERHFFATTKTKQLYFDMRYQKGDYFYFGREDAGLPESFLALNEQGCITIPMTNDARSLNIANSVSIVAYEALRQNFKEFTL, via the coding sequence ATGTTTAATCTTGTGTTACACGAACCAAGAATTCCTGGAAATGTGGGAACTATTGGGCGATTGGCTTTTGCAATGAACTGTACACTGCACTTAATCAAACCGTATGGGTTTGGTGAGATTACTGAAAAAGAGGTACGACGAGCGGGGCTTGATTATTGGTTTGATTTGGATGTACGTGAGTATGAGAATATCGAAGATTTTTGGAGTAAACATCCGTTAAACGAACGGCATTTCTTTGCAACAACCAAAACAAAACAACTCTATTTTGATATGAGATACCAAAAAGGGGATTATTTCTATTTTGGTCGAGAAGATGCAGGCTTACCTGAGTCTTTCTTGGCATTAAATGAGCAAGGGTGTATTACGATTCCTATGACCAATGACGCACGAAGTTTGAATATCGCAAATTCCGTCTCTATTGTGGCGTATGAAGCACTTCGACAAAACTTTAAAGAGTTTACTCTTTAA
- a CDS encoding 4Fe-4S binding protein, protein MMVNFIKRDKNDIYGMPILGFLFKNKWFLLVFKLLIVALFVYAICLGFVDQSSENIFTTKLFWGLFWPFFMVVSLGSLGRVFCGVCPHGFLGKYITKLGLKKSLPKKLQNPMFGGLLLVIGWWMVYYMYPAVYKTPYATALFFSVLTIYAVLIFFVFNNMEYCKNFCPIGVLTRAYSKVGFTWLGTYKNACSSCKTFDCAKVCSYNLKPFTFDKKNSMEDCTLCMDCANACEAVSFKAKAPSSSLFKQFKPFKSEVWIILLITASISITMSFHHALGRSAIVEEFPWVKTARYFESIFDFGGMDTIGLFAFIYAIISTIVIATGGIYLAAKVLKQPFKELFYSLGFAFAPLFIIGGLSHLWEFFFYHTANDIVNAFIYGFSLNMEYMKPLATRQDSWVHLFAIFNYLAALWAFVIIIARLRLIEASKIRKVIAFPLASALIVFYLGLNFYKIYVFKEYGMLQRGHSHNTSMKTEGSHNGH, encoded by the coding sequence ATGATGGTCAATTTTATCAAACGAGACAAAAATGATATCTATGGTATGCCCATATTGGGATTTCTTTTTAAAAACAAATGGTTTTTACTGGTATTTAAACTCTTGATAGTGGCACTCTTTGTCTATGCTATTTGTTTGGGGTTTGTGGATCAAAGCAGTGAGAATATCTTTACAACCAAACTCTTTTGGGGTCTGTTTTGGCCCTTTTTTATGGTGGTGAGTTTAGGAAGTTTAGGGCGTGTCTTTTGTGGGGTTTGCCCTCATGGTTTTCTAGGAAAGTATATCACGAAGTTGGGATTAAAAAAGAGTCTGCCTAAAAAACTTCAAAATCCAATGTTCGGTGGTTTGTTGTTGGTTATTGGCTGGTGGATGGTGTATTACATGTACCCAGCTGTTTATAAAACACCATATGCAACAGCCTTGTTTTTCAGTGTGTTAACGATTTATGCGGTGCTGATTTTCTTTGTTTTTAACAACATGGAGTATTGTAAGAACTTTTGTCCCATTGGAGTACTGACGCGTGCGTATTCAAAAGTAGGGTTTACATGGTTGGGTACATATAAAAATGCATGCAGCAGTTGTAAAACGTTTGATTGTGCTAAAGTGTGCAGTTATAACTTAAAACCCTTTACCTTTGATAAGAAAAACTCCATGGAAGACTGTACGTTGTGTATGGATTGTGCCAATGCCTGTGAAGCAGTAAGCTTTAAAGCCAAAGCACCATCAAGCAGTCTGTTTAAACAATTTAAACCTTTTAAATCAGAAGTTTGGATTATTTTACTCATAACAGCTTCAATCAGTATTACTATGAGTTTTCACCATGCTTTGGGACGAAGTGCGATAGTTGAAGAGTTTCCTTGGGTTAAAACTGCGCGTTATTTTGAAAGCATATTTGATTTTGGTGGTATGGACACCATAGGTTTATTTGCTTTTATTTATGCTATTATTTCAACCATTGTGATTGCAACGGGAGGGATTTATTTGGCTGCAAAAGTGTTAAAACAACCTTTTAAAGAGCTTTTTTACTCTTTAGGGTTTGCTTTTGCGCCACTTTTTATTATTGGTGGGCTCTCTCATTTATGGGAGTTTTTCTTTTATCACACAGCCAATGATATTGTGAATGCCTTTATTTATGGTTTTTCACTCAATATGGAGTATATGAAACCTTTAGCAACACGACAAGACAGCTGGGTACATCTGTTTGCAATTTTTAACTATCTTGCAGCACTGTGGGCTTTTGTGATTATCATTGCGCGACTCAGACTCATTGAAGCCAGTAAAATACGTAAAGTGATTGCCTTTCCATTGGCCAGTGCTTTGATTGTGTTTTATTTGGGATTAAACTTTTATAAAATCTATGTGTTTAAAGAGTATGGTATGCTTCAAAGAGGCCATTCTCATAACACAAGCATGAAAACAGAAGGAAGCCATAATGGACATTGA
- a CDS encoding sensor histidine kinase — MSSKKRNFLISNSILVAFITILVLIANFYLVSLFGFNQENFMFITGVLIILAVCLNLFLSKPLLEPLFKSDANLQKTIKETLHELNIPASTIQANAQMLEKSIKDEKNIKRLGRIKQATNELLKLYNQMEYEIKKEIDTIEKQTFDLKESIQESVSKFDEIKKEIIIDQKVPEVQLYSDKNGFQKVIDNLLSNAIKYNHPQGNVCIKYMHSILSIHNSGKAIETKNIFMVFEQYYQEDTNKKGFGLGLTIVKEFCDKHAIEIKIDSLAEGTTFYLNLSGILSK, encoded by the coding sequence TTGAGTTCTAAAAAACGTAATTTTCTTATCTCTAACTCTATTTTAGTGGCGTTTATTACTATTTTAGTGCTCATTGCGAATTTTTATCTTGTCTCTCTTTTTGGTTTTAATCAAGAGAATTTTATGTTCATTACAGGAGTTTTGATTATTTTAGCTGTCTGTTTGAACCTTTTTTTGAGCAAACCTTTATTGGAACCTTTGTTTAAAAGTGATGCTAATTTACAAAAGACGATTAAAGAGACACTCCATGAACTGAATATCCCTGCTTCTACGATACAAGCCAATGCTCAAATGCTTGAAAAGAGCATCAAAGATGAAAAAAACATCAAACGTTTGGGGCGTATCAAACAAGCAACCAATGAGTTACTTAAACTCTATAACCAAATGGAGTATGAAATTAAAAAAGAAATTGATACCATTGAAAAACAAACGTTTGATTTAAAAGAATCCATTCAAGAGTCTGTCTCAAAATTTGATGAGATTAAAAAAGAGATTATCATTGATCAAAAGGTTCCAGAAGTTCAACTTTACAGTGATAAAAATGGTTTTCAAAAAGTCATTGATAACTTACTTTCCAATGCAATTAAATATAATCATCCACAAGGTAACGTATGCATCAAATATATGCATTCCATATTAAGCATACACAACAGTGGAAAAGCCATAGAGACTAAAAATATTTTTATGGTCTTTGAACAATATTATCAAGAAGACACCAACAAAAAAGGCTTTGGTTTAGGTTTAACCATTGTCAAAGAGTTTTGTGATAAACATGCGATAGAGATTAAAATTGACTCTTTAGCCGAAGGAACTACCTTTTATTTAAATCTAAGTGGCATTCTCTCTAAGTAA
- a CDS encoding biopolymer transporter ExbD → MKLQKFNSINVIPFIDVLLVLLAIVLLTSTFIAKGDIPVALAQAQSSTDLSMQQESVITIKADNSMFLNKLHISLEALEVKLQSMNSQSHIYIKCDKKADFESFVKVLDLLKSNAFENISIITKK, encoded by the coding sequence ATGAAATTACAGAAGTTTAACTCTATCAATGTCATACCTTTCATTGATGTATTATTGGTTCTTTTAGCCATTGTGCTGCTTACATCAACTTTTATAGCCAAAGGAGATATTCCAGTGGCATTGGCTCAAGCACAAAGTTCAACTGACTTAAGCATGCAACAAGAGAGTGTGATTACCATAAAAGCAGATAACTCCATGTTTTTAAATAAATTGCACATCTCTTTAGAAGCATTGGAAGTGAAACTTCAAAGCATGAATAGCCAATCCCATATCTATATCAAATGTGATAAAAAAGCAGACTTTGAGAGTTTTGTAAAGGTGTTGGATTTGTTAAAGTCCAATGCTTTTGAGAATATTTCCATTATTACTAAGAAGTAG
- a CDS encoding Na/Pi cotransporter family protein, which produces MFKKVLFPTLFLLLAYFIFANDNAKTIVAGIAIFLVGMYFMEEGFKLFSGGALEKVLERFTCTLPKAIATGTVSTTLVQSSSLTSVIMISFLSAGLIGLNEAIGVIFGSNLGSTTTTWIVSYFGVKISIAHYAMPMLILGVALRFSTNRHYQGSGNILLGLGFIFLGISYMMDGFESLKSTINLSQYAIEGYLGVLVFIIVGMIATVIIQSSAATMAIVIAALVSGQIIYANALAIAIGANIGTTITAIVGSIASNENGKRLAVAHFIFNFVTAAFAFIFIFQFVQVVNWIGDAFGVDKENYVIKLAIFHTLFNVIGIALVSPFIGKMVQFLNTLFIPKIKSKAKPQYLNDEVIEIPKTAIVSLRKEVINLYFQSLKTITHAMNLHREDVFSQNPLQEVVKKSKSKIETNIDEIYNNNLKLLYGEIIRYALLSQQNMNETENIIVGKLKTASRKIIKSVKDIKELQRNINIYSKSKNEYIKDEYDAIREVIANTLREIEYIQQHHVDDIDRISRVETLKQRLDTLDFISNGKIDELIRNNKIDTKMATSLINDSSFGIHICKRLIDITMILWVEDDLLVEIGEDNGN; this is translated from the coding sequence ATGTTTAAAAAAGTGCTCTTCCCCACACTCTTTTTGCTGTTAGCTTATTTCATCTTTGCCAATGACAATGCGAAGACAATTGTAGCGGGGATTGCTATCTTTTTAGTGGGTATGTACTTTATGGAAGAAGGCTTTAAACTCTTCTCTGGTGGTGCTTTGGAAAAAGTATTAGAACGCTTTACCTGTACACTGCCTAAAGCCATTGCCACGGGTACTGTCTCAACAACCTTGGTACAAAGCTCTTCATTAACCAGTGTGATTATGATTTCATTTTTAAGTGCCGGTTTAATTGGATTAAATGAAGCCATTGGAGTAATTTTTGGTTCAAACTTAGGCTCAACGACTACCACATGGATTGTTTCATACTTTGGTGTTAAAATCAGTATTGCACACTATGCCATGCCCATGCTCATCTTAGGGGTTGCTCTTCGTTTTTCTACAAACAGACACTACCAAGGAAGTGGCAATATTCTTTTAGGTTTAGGTTTTATTTTTCTGGGTATCTCTTATATGATGGATGGCTTTGAGTCTTTAAAAAGTACTATTAATCTTTCACAATATGCCATTGAAGGCTATTTGGGTGTACTTGTTTTTATTATCGTGGGAATGATAGCAACCGTTATTATTCAATCAAGTGCGGCAACCATGGCCATTGTTATTGCTGCTTTGGTCAGTGGTCAAATCATTTATGCCAATGCTTTAGCCATCGCCATTGGTGCAAATATTGGTACGACAATTACAGCGATTGTAGGATCCATTGCCTCCAATGAAAATGGAAAACGTCTGGCCGTAGCTCACTTTATTTTTAATTTTGTCACAGCCGCATTTGCCTTTATTTTTATCTTTCAATTTGTACAAGTTGTCAACTGGATAGGAGATGCTTTTGGCGTGGATAAAGAGAATTATGTCATTAAACTGGCCATCTTTCACACCTTGTTTAATGTCATTGGTATTGCGTTAGTCTCTCCGTTTATTGGAAAGATGGTTCAATTTTTAAACACCTTGTTTATCCCTAAAATTAAATCCAAAGCGAAACCCCAATATTTAAATGATGAAGTCATTGAGATTCCTAAAACAGCGATTGTTTCTTTAAGAAAAGAGGTGATTAACCTCTATTTTCAATCGCTTAAAACCATCACTCATGCGATGAACTTGCACAGAGAAGATGTTTTTTCTCAAAACCCTTTACAAGAAGTGGTCAAAAAATCAAAAAGTAAAATAGAGACCAATATTGATGAAATTTATAACAATAACCTCAAACTTTTATACGGAGAAATCATTCGTTATGCCCTACTTTCACAACAAAATATGAATGAGACAGAAAATATCATTGTAGGGAAACTCAAAACCGCTTCACGAAAAATCATTAAATCAGTCAAAGATATTAAAGAGTTACAACGCAATATCAACATCTATTCTAAAAGTAAAAATGAGTACATCAAAGATGAGTACGATGCCATACGAGAGGTTATCGCCAATACACTTCGAGAAATAGAGTACATTCAACAACACCATGTCGATGATATTGACCGTATTTCACGCGTAGAGACACTCAAACAACGTCTGGATACTCTTGATTTTATCAGCAATGGTAAAATTGATGAATTGATCCGAAACAACAAAATAGACACCAAAATGGCGACATCATTGATCAACGACTCTTCATTTGGAATTCACATTTGTAAACGTTTAATCGACATTACTATGATATTATGGGTGGAAGATGATCTGTTAGTTGAAATAGGAGAAGATAATGGGAATTAA